A segment of the Gossypium hirsutum isolate 1008001.06 chromosome D10, Gossypium_hirsutum_v2.1, whole genome shotgun sequence genome:
GCATAGAGTTATGGGGAGTAAAGTTCTTTCCGTCACGCATAAGGGTTCTCCATATTTACGTGTATACTCTCATTGTGCCAAAAAGGaggtaattattattattttggttgactcaattaattttaattttaattttttatttcctaaATTTTTGCTTGGTTGCAGCCCGgggtttctttgttttcatcaacTTATCGAAGAATACCTCATTTGAAATTGATCTTTTCCATGATCTAAATTTAAATGGTGGGAgtccaaattttgaatttaaaggaCATAAAAAGCGAGAAGAGTATCATTTGACTCCAAAAGATGGGAACATCTTAAGCAGTATTGTATTGCTAAACGGAACACCATTGGAACTTTCAGACTCGTTGGAGATACCAGAGTTGAAGCCGAAGCTTGTGGATGGTTTGAAACCCATTAGCATCGCTGCTCATTCAATCGCATTTGTAACCATAAGAGATTTCAATGCACCTGCATGTTcttaagattttatttcttgtaggGTCAAAACTTATTGATTTTATTCATTAGGCAAATTTAGGATTTTTGGTTTTTGAGTTACAAGAGTTATTAATTTTGTTCATTAGGTCAATTTAGgttatcatattatttttttaatttttaatttgttccttcttattaaaataaattattcttttattattattttactattcgtttctttttattttttaatttaatatataattatgtttATGAACAATTTGTCTTTACATTgccttttttacaatttaaaaaaaaataaacagtaaatgaaaacaaattttactcttaaataaataaagattttctgAAGATTTTACAATACATTAATGTTGGAACAGACATGTATGATGGCCTGTTACCTCGAAACTCATTCATATTTCTCTATGTGTGTTACTGACTGGCCATCAAAATAAGTTACTACTGGTAGACGAAGAAAATAGTCATTTATGAGTTGGTCAATTTACTACTATTTGAGCTATGATTGTAAACAAAGAATTATTTTGTGGCTTCATTCCTACAACTGTGATGCATTCAaatgaatatatatgattttgaaagGAGCTTTCATTGAAGTTGATTATGGTATTAAACAAAACATTATTGGaagaaaatcataattttaagatGATGCCTTTCCTATTCCATctttactttgaaattttataataatatccaTAGGAAAACTGATGTTGGAGATGACAATAATTCTCTGTCTTCTCTGTTGGCTACAGTCAAGTCTACTGACTAcgttttattttaacattttgttTAAGAAATTCCAGCGAAATCTGGAAAAAAAAATACGATTGATGTTATTGTCAAGCATTTGGAAAAAATGTGGAgcataatgttttaaaataaaaattttccgaCCCCAAACAGtaaaacagaaatagaaatagTGAAAGTAGAGAGAAATATATTTAAGCATAGTGTATGGTacaatgataataaataataaataaaggaaTGCTATAATAATTGCAATataattataagaataataaaacaccaaataataacaatagcaataatcatattaattattattctaatactaattaaataatgCTGATGAAAGACAGCTCCTTTCGGCGCAGAGCCTCCGAATCCGCATGTTGCCAGTCACTCCCAAATAATTTCCCAAGTTGCAAACTTTGAAATTCATTACTAAAAACCATTTGCAATGTCTTCTCCCAATACAAGAACTGGGGCAgccattctattttattttattacgcttatgaaaagggaaataaaaatattttttatatatttaaatttatttttatatttgaaattcataaaaaatttagatgtgttaaaagaaataataaaacataaatgatGAGGTGGAAAACGGGAGGATTCCAGCGGCCTCAAATCAGGCTGTATTTGGATTCAAATTAGTTCGGGCTTAGATATTCTCAAACTCGAGCCATTTCAGGTTAGGATTTTTTAATTCGGATATTTTCAGATTCTATCATATCAGTCGATCAAGCTAaaacaaattcaaataattttgatattttataaattttatttcgaatgtaataaataaattcatttttactTGATGATAACATAATACAAATTCGATTCACATAAATTCATGTCTGGTATTTGTATTGGCTTTAAGCCATTgttcatttttaatgaaattcattTAAGTTTCATCATCCAATactctatttttctttgttttcactttcaatttctgttttgaattctgttttgtttcttcagCAAGTTTCGAGCCTTGTTGCTCAAGTCAGAGCTGAACTTGCTTGCACTTGGTTCTTAACGCCAACAGCAATcatagtattaaaatttcatgcCAGTTGTCAAGCATTTAGGACATCAATTTTGACTTAGTTGTGGGAAAAAAATCGACAACAGATTCCTTAAGGAAGCATTTAGCTCAAATTCCCAAGAAAACCGTAGGCATGTGATGTGATTTTCAAAGCTGGAAAACATGAACCAATTGACAGGAGATACCAGAGTTTGAAGCCTACTTATATTGCATGCTAGTTCTTGTTGATGAACCAAGCACTCTCAAAACAAATCAATCTCATCACGATTCAAGTTGATGGAGCTATCAAAAAAGCATTTTGAAGCATGCTGCTCttttttccttgttttctttttacAGCAAGTTTTCTCAAAAACTCCAACAGGCCTTGTAGTTAGAGGAAATGACACTGATCAACAAGCATTACTCCAGTTCAAAGCCAAGATAACTGATGATCAGCTTAGAGTCATGGAGTCCTGGAATAGTTCCATTCACTTCTGTCAATGGCATGGCGTTACATGCGGTCGCAAGCATCAGAGAGTCACCAAATTGGAACTACAGTCCCTCAAACTCTCGGGATCtttatcaccacacattggaAATATGAGCTTCCTTAGGGTGTTGAATCTTTTGAACAACAGCTTCTATAACCAGATTCCTCAATCGATTGGTGGTTTAAGGAGACTGGAAACATTATATCTGGCCAACAACTCCATAAGTGGTGAAATTCCTTCCAATTTATCTTCTTGCTCTAAGCTCACAATAGTTCGTATGGCAGGCAACCGGCTAACAGGAGAAATACCTGCTTTTCTGGGTTTCTTGTCAAACTTGAAAGTCTTGAGTTTTTACAACAACAGTTTGAGAGGGAGTATCCCACCTTCATTGGGTAATTTGTCATCCTTGGAGGAACTTGCCTTGACATATAATGCATTAGATGGGATTATACCTGAAACTCTTGGACGGCTAAcaaatctttcaatttttttggcGGCAGCAAATGCAATTTCTGGTACGCTTCCTGTTGCAATGTTCAATCTTTCCAATATTAGGTTCTTTGATATTGGTGAAAATAAGATTCAATGTACTCTTTATACTGACTTAGCGATCACTATGCCATATGTTGAGTTCTTTTCTGTAAGGGGAAATAAAATCTCCGGACAAATCCCGATTTCAATAACCAATGCCTCAAATCTAGACGTACTTCAATTTAATGATAATAGACTTAGTGGAAAGGTGCCTTCCTTGGAGAAGTTGGATAAACTATCTACGCTTCAACTTGCCGTTAACGGTTTGGGACATGGGAGAGAAGGTGACTTGAACTTTCTCTGCACTTTAGTCAATAATACCAAATTAGAATTTCTAATTATTAGTGACAATAATTTTGGAGggtgttgtgcggaagcgtgtgaaagagtaaaattattgtactaaaaaatcacactaagttcaattcccaggaaagagaggtgaatcacgaggatcacttaagtaccaagtctttcctagccagaatatccctctattgtaatttaatagcacaataaatcactacaatcacactcacaaaatatgaacaataaatagtaaagaacaccagaattttaacgaggttcggcaaatcttgcctacgtcctcgggcactaccaaatatatttcactccaaaaatacaagtgaaactttacaaatagggagagagaacaatgccttaagtagagaatggcaaatgtgggatgatgagaatgagcaatggttggcctatttatagttgagattcaagggccaccttgcaaagtccctattcacttagggaccaaaaattgctattatcccatgcccaacactaaataaatatttggtgcccataactttgacctttccaaagtatgggtaggtatgggaaaggtatgggcaaggtatggggtatattctaataatctccaccttgatgatttgattaggataatcttatcttcacacaattctttctgcttttgacaacaatacttgatagtgccttcttcaactgttaaacttgcaggatattaatcaagttcaaacaatgttcgaacttggttgttgttaccaccttggtcatcatatctgcgggattatctgcagtcttgatcttctgaagacaaattttcccctcttcaataatttcccgcacaaaatggaatcgtcgtcgatatgttttgtacgtgcatgatagacttgattctttgctaaatgaatagcactttgactatcacaatacacgttaatatgctcctgaaccaaccccaaggttttagccataccttgtaaccaaacagcctcctttacagcctctgttacagccatgtactcggcttctgtggttgacaatgcaactgtagactgtagtgtagacttccaacttattggtcctccagcaagtgtaaacacataaccggtggttgatcttcgcttgtccaaatcaccggcatagtcagaatcaacgtacccaataacacctttaccaagtgtattatcctgcttgaacagtaatccaacatccacggtcttctgaatataccgtagaatccatttcacagcttgccaatgtccttttccaggattatgcatatacctgctcactatactaactgcctgtgaaatgtcgggtcttgtacacaccattgcatacatcaagctacccactgcattagaatacggaacttgcaacatgtattcttgttccgtattcgtcgaaggagatagttgtgcagaaagcttgaaatgagaagccaacggggtacttacaggtttggtctgctcgttcatgccaaactgctgtagtactttcttcaaatactgcttctgagacaagctaactctgccatgagctctatctctacatatttccatgccgagaatctttttagcttctcctagatctttcatctcaaactcgagattgagttgagtcttcaatctttcaatctcaactttgctcttagatgctattagcatatcatcaacatataagagcaagtatatgaaagttccttcttgtagcttttgaaaatacacgcaatgatcaaatttacttcttgtgtacctttgccctttcatgaactgatcaaatcgcttgtaccactgcctcggagattgcttcaatccataaagcgactttgttagtttgcaaacccaattttcttttccagcaacattgaatccatcaggctgagtcatatagatttcctcttccaaatcaccgtgtaaaaatgctgtcttcacatcaagctgaactagttcaagatcgtattgcgcaaccaaggctagcaaaattcgaatagacgaatgcttcacaactggagaaaacacttcattgtagtctattccttctttctgagcgtaaccctttgctaccaatctagccttgtatcgaatttcatttttaccaggaaatccttccttctttgcatatacccatttgcatccaattgccttctttcccttgggcagtctcaccaactcccaagtcctatttttatgaagagactgcatttcttcattcatagcttgcttccactttacaccatcagagttacttattgcttctgtgtaagtggaaggaacatcatcatctgcaattggaagtgcataggccaccatatcgtcaaagcgagcaggcttacgaatctctcttcttggcctcctatatgcaattgaatcttgttgctgtagaagttcttgggtcgaaacttcttcatcatttgttctttcaatattagctggatcatcattaaccttttcaaactccacctgctgcaaagtactactggttttgtcatccttttgtgaatcctcgttcttcatcatggttgattcatcaaaagttacatctctactgaaaacaatcttccttgtatcaggacaccagagacggtatccttttacaccaccagttatacccatgaataatgctttctttgctcttgggtctaacttagatttttttacatgataatatgcagtggaaccaaaaacatgtaaagaatcataatcagtagcaggtttaccagtccacatctccataggagtttttccatttattgcagctgatggcaatcggttaattagatggcacgcatatgtaactgcctcagcccaaaattccttgcccaatccagcattggacaacatacatcgaactttctccagtatagtccgattcatgcgttctgccaccccattctgctgtggtgtatctcgaacagtgaagtgtcgcacaatgccctcatcttggcatacttgtagaaatggatcgtttttgtactcagtaccattatctgatcgaagtcgtttgacctttcgaccagtctgagtctccaccatcttcttccacttcagaaatgcatccaaaacttcactttttcttttcattagatacacccatacttttcttgaataatcatcaagaaaagtgacaaaatagtgcatacctcccaaagaagccactttggtaggtccccacacatcactgtgaacgtagtccagaattcctttcgtattgtgaattgctgaaccaaattttaccctcgtctgcttgcccagaacacaatgttcacagaattccaatttgcaagaatttgcacctttcaacaagccttgcttcgccaaagtctgcaaagctttttcaccagcatgtcccaatcgcctatgccataacctggtagcctctgaatctgcatctttcgcagaagctgttgatgttgatccaataactgtactttcatttaaatagtacaagttatttcttctagtgcctttcatcaccgtcaataccccagctactacctttagtaatccatctctcaaagtgattgtgaaccctttagattctagggcccctaatgagatgagatttttcttcaagctgggtacatagcgaacatctgtcagaacttggattgagccgtcatggttcttcaatttgattgtacctacacccattgtcttacaggcactatcattgcccataaaaacaactccaccttctagttcttcaagactagaaaaccagtccttattaggacacatatggtaagtacatcccgaatccaatatccactcatccgtttgacatgccattgccatgccaaccaagctaaagtctgactcctcatcatgctccgctacacatgcattagaaatagacttgcccttttgtaatttaggacaattctttttccaatgccctttctcacgacaaaaggcacattcatctttggcgggtctccctttggacttaccccttctaccaggtttgctgctgtgtgaacgacctcttactgttaagacttctgcagttgtatctctgtgatctcttttatctttcttccgagtctcagatctatacaacgcactacaaactgcatcaaatgtgatcgtgtccttcccatgaagcaatgtggtggtaagatgatcatattcatcaggaagggaattcaacaacaataatgccttgtcttcatcttcaaatttctcatccaaatttagcaagtctgctaaaattttattgaatgagttcacatggtcattcatcgacataccgggtgcatacgtgaatcgataaagtttctttttcatataaagcctattttcaagacttttcgttagaaacttttcttccagtgtatcccataacttcttcgctgatgcctccctcatgacagagtacttctgctctttggccaaacataggcggattgtaccacacgcctgtctattgatcttggcccactccttgccATCCAtattgtcaggtttttcttcaagggctatatccagctcttgctgacataagacatccaggatctcacactgccacataccaaaattattggtaccgtcaaatttctctacttcaaattttgcatttgtcacagtagtccttgctgatgacgatgctgctgccatttttctcctcaatcccaactactgtatacgtgaacagtactgtatacgtgaatagtgccgtatacgtgaataatACTGTATACgtaaatagtgccgtatacgtgaatagtgccgtaaacggtcgtattccccaagtacgaaccttgctctgataccaattgttgcgcggaagcgtgtgaaagagtaaaattattgtactaaaaaaatcacactaagttcaattcccaggaaagagaggtgaatcacgaggatcacttaagtaccaagtctttcctagccagaatatccctctatcgtaatttaatagcacaataaatcactacaatcacactcacaaaatatgaacaataaatagtaaagaacaccagaattttaacgaggttcggcaaatcttgcctacgtcctcgggcactaccaaatatatttcactccaaaaatacaagtgaaactttacaaatagggagagagaacaatgccttaagtagagaatggcaaatgtgggatgatgagaatgagcaatggttggcctatttatagttgagattcaagggccaccttgcaaagtccctattcacttagggaccaaaaattgctattatcccatgcccaacactaaataaatatttggtgcccataactttgacctttccaaagtatgggtaggtatgggaaaggtatgggcaaggtatggggtaTATTCTAATAGAGGGGTATTTCCTAAATGCGTCAGCAATTTTTCCAACACCCTTTTACGGatagaaatagacgagaacaaaATAATGGGAAGAATCCCAGATGGGATTGGTAATCTCGTCAATTTGGAAGTATTATTTGCATCAGAAAACCAAATGTTTGGTCCCATACCATTTGAGATTGGGAGGCTTCAAAAGCTAAACAAATTTTTCGCTCATATTAATATTCTCTCCGGGACTATTCCCCATTCTATTGGAAATTTATCGGCGTTAACAATAGTTGGTTTAGATTTTAACAATCTCCAGGGCAACATTCCTCCAAGTATAGGCAAATGCCAGAGTTTGCTTGAACTGACTGTTTCTTATAATAATCTTAGTGGACCTATACCCCCTCAATTACTTGGGGTCTCATCCATGTCCATAATTCTGGACTTATCGTCAAACCATTTGACTGGTGAGCTTCCTGTTGCagtagaaaatttgaaaaatctaggtCAACTCTATGTTTCTCAAAATAGGTTATCCGGTTTGCTTCCAAAAACCCTTGGTAGTTGTGTAAGTCTAGAGAAACTGTATTTGGATGGAAATCTTTTTGAAGGACCCATTCCTTCATCTTTGAGTTCACTGAGAGGACTTGAGGCATTAGACGTATCCAACAATAATCTTCAGGTGGGATTCCAGAATTTCTTGTCAGATTTGGGACTTTAAGGTACTTAAATCTCTCTTTCAATAATTTTGAAGGAGTGATACCAAGTGGAGGAATCTTTAAGAATGCCAGTGCAACATTTGTTGAGGGAAACAGTAAGCTCTGTGGAGGCATCCCCGAATTACACATGTTAAGATGTAACTTGAAAACATCGTCAAGCAATTCTCTTAGATTAAAAGTTGCAATTATTGTTGTGACTTTAGGAGTGACTCTGGCTTTTACTTGTCTCCTCATTTTGTGGATtggaaagaagaaagagaaacaGGCAACAGCAACTAGCGTAGAAAATTCAGTTTTACAACTATCATACCAAAGCATCGTAAGGGCTACGGATGGATTCTCCACGCAGAATTTGGTTGGTTCAGGAAGCTTTGGTTCTGTATACAAAGGAGTTCTTGAAGCTAGTGGAGCAGTTATTGCAGTAAAGGTGCTTAATCTTCTGAATCGTGGAGCTTCTAGGAGTTTCCTGGCTGAATGCGAGGCCTTGAAGAACATTCGACATCGAAATCTTGTCAAGGTACTAACAGCTATTTCAGGAGTCGATTACCAAGGCAATGATTTTAAAGCCTTGGTTTATGAGTTCATGGAAAATGGAAGCTTGGAAGACTGGTTGCATCCACTTATTGGCATGAATGGACCAGAGACGACGAGAAACCTAAACTTCTTCCAAAGAGTAAGTGTGGCCATAGATGTCGCTCATGCACTCCAATATCTGCACCATCATTGTGAAGAACCAATCATTCATTGTGACCTCAAGCCAAGCAATATTCTACTTAATGAGGAAATGGTTAGTCATATAAGTGACTTCGGCTTAGCAAAAATCCTTTCTACGGACAGACTGAATTATTCTGCTAATAAATCAAGCTCCCTTGGATTAAGAGGAACTATTGGTTATGCTCCTCCAGGTATGTTCACTttagtattttcttccataatttAAAAGCAAATCACATAGTTTAATATCAATTTTTCATGCTCTCTGCAATTATTACTATATGTAATTTTGATGAACTAATTGTAGAATATGGCATGGGAAGCGGGTTGTCAACAAAAGGTGATGTGTATAGCTATGGCATCCTACTGCTTGAGATGTTTACAGGAAAAAGGCCGACCGATGAAAGGTTTAGAGAAGGTTTAAGTCTTCGCAACTTTGTTAAGGCAGCACTGCCAGAACGAATAGTCGAGGTTACAGATCCTATTCTTGTTGAAGAAAGAGTCGCACGAGGAACTCCCGGTGTAAAAAACTCAAGAAATGATAGACATCTTCGGTGCTTGAATTCACTATTCGAAATAGGACTCACTTGTTCTGCTGAATCACCCAATGAGCGGATTGACATGAGTGATGTTGTTATCAAACTTTGTTCCATTAGAGACAAGTTTCATCCAACTCGATTACGTCATGAGGTTCCAACTTAAATAAATTGCTTAGTCGAAAGGTGAGATAACTTCTTATCTTAGCAAAATATTGAATCATTCCATTACTTAAGGCATATTTCCACTACATTTGGAGATGAGTGTTATGTTTAGATGATATGAAGAAGTAAAACAGATTACCCTGTTTTCCACATGCAGGTATATAAGGTGTCGTATGGATGAAGTTGAGAGGCTTGGGTCAGTCAAAGTGTAGGATTTTATCTTTTGTTCACATTCTATTGGGTATTAGCAGGTCTCCACATTTCGCCTAAAAGCACTATGCTTTGAGAAAAGAGAATAAATATGCAATATTTATAGCTTTCCACTGATAATTTCTCAGTGTATTTTGTATTAATGCTTTGTTTTTCTCTTTGCTTCTTAAACTATTGGATCCTCATCAAATAAGAATTTGAGATAACGCCAATATGCtttgattttatttatgttaCTCGAATTTGGAAGAATGTATTCAAATGTTTGTATATTTGATTTTACATCAAGTGTAGTCAGTAATCACTGAAATTTAAGACTCTTTGTTTTTGTATccatattaaattatattgttgAAGTTTGGTCAACATGTAACACCAGGAGCAGTCAAGAAGCAGGCTATGCAGACTGAGTCATGCAGAAGCTGCTGAAGCAAGTGCAGCTGCTgttcttttattcattttgtaaCCATAGTTTGATGAAATGTATTCAAGTTCATTTTGAACTATGTTAGGTTAATGTTTGATgtaatttgatagtgattgagcTGTTAACTTAGCTTTGTTTAAGtgtacaagctttgttttcaagTTTCAATGTATTAATGGTAGTAGGTGTTGATTAAGTGACCACACACTGATTTTGACAACTTAGTGCTTGGTTTATGTAAgccattatttatttttaaatgaattcaATTAGTTTCCCTTCCAACAAAttctccattttctttgtttttcttttgtctcAAATTCTGTTGTTTTCTCATCAAGCATCGAGCCTTGTTGCTCAACCCATAAGCTGAATTTGCTTGCACTTGTTCTtaacaccaacaattggtatctagagctgtAATCTCAGTGGACCTGTTACAACTTAACTTCAAAATCaatggcttcatcaagcttctCCACTGCTGtaccaccagtcttcaatggagaaggctatcacATATATATGGGTGGTCAAATTAAAAACTAGCAGTTAATCTTGTTACCTACgaatactaaaatatataacttttgttaaatacaaatacaaaattgaataaaaaataacatagtaCCACAGtaaaaaaagtgtcaaactcggatactaaataatatattaagaaaaagttaaaaagttaaaatcTTAGTCTAATTATTAATACCAATAGTAATTTTCGTCAACATTTTCGTCAAGTACAGGGATTAAGACAGATAATAGATTTCAACCAATACGAAAACTACAAAGGATGCAGGAGGAACTGGAGTTTTCGCTGACGCAacgtgtttttattttttatttattcttatttgaCTTATCAATCTCCCTAACCTTCGGTACTTTCCCTAatcaattttaactttttctcATCTATAAAATCCAACTGAAACTCTATGATAAAAGAAAAACACAACTAAAACTCTATTATATTTggacaattttaattaaaataaaatacaagccttacgataattttagttaaa
Coding sequences within it:
- the LOC121222129 gene encoding probable LRR receptor-like serine/threonine-protein kinase At3g47570, producing MELSKKHFEACCSFFLVFFLQQVFSKTPTGLVVRGNDTDQQALLQFKAKITDDQLRVMESWNSSIHFCQWHGVTCGRKHQRVTKLELQSLKLSGSLSPHIGNMSFLRVLNLLNNSFYNQIPQSIGGLRRLETLYLANNSISGEIPSNLSSCSKLTIVRMAGNRLTGEIPAFLGFLSNLKVLSFYNNSLRGSIPPSLGNLSSLEELALTYNALDGIIPETLGRLTNLSIFLAAANAISGTLPVAMFNLSNIRFFDIGENKIQCTLYTDLAITMPYVEFFSVRGNKISGQIPISITNASNLDVLQFNDNRLSGKVPSLEKLDKLSTLQLAVNGLGHGREEIDENKIMGRIPDGIGNLVNLEVLFASENQMFGPIPFEIGRLQKLNKFFAHINILSGTIPHSIGNLSALTIVGLDFNNLQGNIPPSIGKCQSLLELTVSYNNLSGPIPPQLLGVSSMSIILDLSSNHLTGELPVAVENLKNLGQLYVSQNRLSGLLPKTLGSCVSLEKLYLDGNLFEGPIPSSLSSLRGLEALDVSNNNLQVGFQNFLSDLGL
- the LOC121222586 gene encoding probable LRR receptor-like serine/threonine-protein kinase At3g47570; amino-acid sequence: MLRCNLKTSSSNSLRLKVAIIVVTLGVTLAFTCLLILWIGKKKEKQATATSVENSVLQLSYQSIVRATDGFSTQNLVGSGSFGSVYKGVLEASGAVIAVKVLNLLNRGASRSFLAECEALKNIRHRNLVKVLTAISGVDYQGNDFKALVYEFMENGSLEDWLHPLIGMNGPETTRNLNFFQRVSVAIDVAHALQYLHHHCEEPIIHCDLKPSNILLNEEMVSHISDFGLAKILSTDRLNYSANKSSSLGLRGTIGYAPPEYGMGSGLSTKGDVYSYGILLLEMFTGKRPTDERFREGLSLRNFVKAALPERIVEVTDPILVEERVARGTPGVKNSRNDRHLRCLNSLFEIGLTCSAESPNERIDMSDVVIKLCSIRDKFHPTRLRHEVPT